A single Nicotiana tabacum cultivar K326 chromosome 5, ASM71507v2, whole genome shotgun sequence DNA region contains:
- the LOC142181145 gene encoding uncharacterized protein LOC142181145 isoform X1: MGVIRLTCFINPIGGEAPNSSNGSHPSNPKLPPLLSVSKSSWVVRTESNVRKERRKQPDPPCVVCRGNGRVECYDCHGRGRTNFVHLEVLPGGEWPKWCKTCGGSGLGYCSRCLGTGEYRYIMGFHFMRRETDDPEGI, encoded by the exons ATGGGAGTGATAAGATTGACTTGTTTCATTAACCCCATTGGAGGGGAAGCCCCAAATTCAAGTAACGGCAGCCACCCTTCAAATCCAAAGCTGCCTCCGCTCCTTTCCGTTTCAAAGTCATCTTGGGTCGTCAGAACTGAG TCTAATGttcgcaaagaaagaagaaagcaGCCAGATCCTCCTTGTGTTGTCTGTAGAGGGAATGGCAGAGTGGAGTGCTACGATTGCCATGGCAGAG GGAGGACTAACTTTGTGCACCTAGAAGTGCTTCCAGGCGGAGAATGGCCAAAATG GTGCAAGACTTGTGGTGGAAGTGGGCTTGGCTACTGTTCTCGTTGCCTTGGGACAGGTGAATACCGATATATAATGGGATTCCATTTCATGAGACGGGAAACTGATGATCCAGAAGGTATATAG
- the LOC107780582 gene encoding serine/threonine-protein kinase BSK2, with translation MGCFQSKTVNVKSTIEEPPKEDDSKTDLANGDQVPAFKEFALADLRAATNGFSSELIVSESGEKAPNIVYRGKLRSNRLVAIKRFSKQSWPDPHQFVAEAAGVGKVRHKRLVNLIGCCAEGDERLLVAEYMPNDTLSKHLFHWEKQPLPWEMRVRVAYHIAQVLDHCNAENRKIYHDLNAYRVLFDEDGDPRLSSFGLMKNSRDGKSYSTNLAYTPPEFMRTGRVIAESVIYSYGTVLLDLLSGKHIPPSHALDLIRGKNMLLLMDSSLEGQYADEDATALVELASTCLQYEAKDRPDFKFILNAVLPLQKQGEVVSYVLMGLRKAPVVLPTMLSPLGKACARMDLTAVYDMLLKTGYKDEEGAENELSFQEWTQQVQDMLNTKKFGDIAFRDKDFKSAIDCYSKLVSMMPVPSGTVFVRRALAYLMNGQPELALRDAMQAQVCLPEWPTAFYMQALALSKLGMEIDAQDMLNDGASFEAKKQNSWRN, from the exons ATGGGCTGTTTCCAGTCCAAAACTGTCAATGTTAAGTCCACCATCGAAGAACCTCCTAAAGAGGACGACTCCAAAACAGATCTTG CTAATGGGGATCAAGTGCCAGCGTTCAAGGAATTTGCTCTTGCGGATCTCCGAGCTGCAACGAATGGGTTTAGCAGTGAATTGATAGTTTCTGAAAGTGGTGAGAAAGCACCCAATATTGTCTACAGAGGGAAGCTTCGGAGCAACCGGCTTGTTGCCATTAAGCGCTTCTCAAAGCAGTCATGGCCTGATCCTCATCAGTTTGTG GCAGAGGCTGCTGGAGTGGGCAAAGTCAGACATAAGAGATTGGTCAATCTAATTGGTTGCTGTGCTGAGGGAGATGAAAGACTTTTGGTGGCAGAGTACATGCCTAATGATACACTCTCAAAGCATCTCTTTCACT GGGAAAAACAGCCCTTGCCTTGGGAGATGCGAGTCAGAGTTGCATACCATATTGCACAGGTTCTGGATCATTGCAATGCTGAGAACAGAAAAATATATCATGATTTGAATGCTTACAGAGTTCTTTTTGATGAG GATGGTGACCCTCGATTATCTAGCTTTGGCCTTATGAAAAACAGTAGAGATGGAAAGAGTTATAGCACTAATCTGGCCTATACACCTCCTGAGTTTATGCGTACAG GCAGGGTCATTGCGGAGAGTGTAATATACAGCTATGGGACTGTTCTGCTGGACCTTTTGAGTGGAAAACATATTCCTCCAAGCCAT GCATTAGATTTGATAAGGGGAAAGAATATGTTGTTACTAATGGATTCATCCTTGGAAGGACAATATGCCGATGAAGATGCTACTGCATTGGTTGAGCTTGCTTCGACGTGCCTCCAGTACGAGGCTAAAGATCGGCCTGATTTCAAGTTCATTCTTAATGCTGTATTACCTCTCCAGAAGCAAGGGGAG GTTGTATCATATGTTTTAATGGGTCTAAGAAAAGCTCCAGTAGTGCTTCCAACCATGCTTTCTCCTCTTGGAAAGGCTTGTGCAAGAATGGACCTTACCGCTGTTTATGATATGTTGCTTAAGACAGGTTATAAAGATGAAGAGGGTGCCGAAAATGAG CTCTCATTCCAAGAGTGGACACAGCAAGTTCAAGATATGTTAAACACCAAGAAATTTGGTGATATTGCTTTCAGGGATAAGGACTTTAAGAGTGCAATTGATTGTTATTCGAAG TTAGTGTCTATGATGCCTGTTCCTTCTGGGACTGTTTTTGTGAGGAGAGCCCTCGCGTATTTGATGAATGGCCAGCCAGAACTTGCATTGAGGGATGCTATGCAGGCTCAGGTCTGCTTGCCCGAGTGGCCTACTGCATTCTATATGCAGGCTCTTGCCCTCTCCAAACTTGGAATGGAAATTGATGCACAAGACATGTTAAACGATGGAGCGTCCTTTGAAGCAAAGAAGCAGAACAGTTGGCGCAACTGA
- the LOC142181145 gene encoding uncharacterized protein LOC142181145 isoform X2 has product MGVIRLTCFINPIGGEAPNSSNGSHPSNPKLPPLLSVSKSSWVVRTESNVRKERRKQPDPPCVVCRGNGRVECYDCHGRGRTNFVHLEVLPGGEWPKCF; this is encoded by the exons ATGGGAGTGATAAGATTGACTTGTTTCATTAACCCCATTGGAGGGGAAGCCCCAAATTCAAGTAACGGCAGCCACCCTTCAAATCCAAAGCTGCCTCCGCTCCTTTCCGTTTCAAAGTCATCTTGGGTCGTCAGAACTGAG TCTAATGttcgcaaagaaagaagaaagcaGCCAGATCCTCCTTGTGTTGTCTGTAGAGGGAATGGCAGAGTGGAGTGCTACGATTGCCATGGCAGAG GGAGGACTAACTTTGTGCACCTAGAAGTGCTTCCAGGCGGAGAATGGCCAAAATG TTTCTAG